A window from Citrobacter amalonaticus encodes these proteins:
- a CDS encoding DUF1145 family protein, whose protein sequence is MLINLGRLLMLGVWTFLLLNLVQPFPRPLNIFVNVALVFMVLMHGMQLALLKSTLPKDGPQMTTGEKVRIFLFGVFELLVWQKKFNVKK, encoded by the coding sequence ATGCTGATTAATCTTGGTCGACTACTGATGCTCGGCGTGTGGACATTCTTATTGTTAAACCTGGTGCAACCCTTCCCGCGACCGCTCAACATCTTCGTTAACGTCGCCCTCGTGTTTATGGTACTGATGCACGGCATGCAGCTGGCGCTACTGAAGTCCACCCTGCCCAAAGACGGACCGCAAATGACCACCGGCGAGAAAGTCCGTATTTTCCTGTTTGGCGTGTTTGAGCTGCTGGTCTGGCAGAAGAAGTTTAACGTTAAAAAGTAA
- the rsmD gene encoding 16S rRNA (guanine(966)-N(2))-methyltransferase translates to MKKTNHSGSGQIRIIGGQWRGRKLPVPDSPGLRPTTDRVRETLFNWLAPVIVEAQCLDCFAGSGALGLEALSRYAAGATLLERDRAVSQQLQKNLATLKAGNAKVVNTDTLTFLTQSGTPHNVVFVDPPFRKGLLEETLNLLETHGWLADVAWIYVESEVENGLPTVPTNWSLYREKIAGQVAYRLYQREAQGESDAD, encoded by the coding sequence ATGAAAAAAACGAATCACTCAGGTAGCGGCCAAATCCGCATTATTGGCGGACAATGGCGCGGCCGCAAACTCCCGGTCCCCGATAGCCCTGGTCTCCGTCCGACAACGGATCGCGTGCGTGAAACGCTGTTTAACTGGCTGGCACCGGTGATAGTAGAAGCCCAATGTCTGGACTGTTTTGCCGGAAGCGGCGCACTGGGGCTGGAAGCACTATCACGCTATGCCGCTGGCGCCACGCTGCTGGAGAGGGATCGCGCAGTCTCTCAGCAGTTACAAAAGAACCTGGCTACGCTGAAAGCAGGGAATGCAAAAGTCGTTAACACGGATACCCTGACATTCCTGACGCAGTCAGGCACGCCGCATAACGTGGTATTTGTCGATCCGCCGTTTCGTAAAGGGTTACTGGAAGAAACTTTAAACCTGCTGGAAACTCACGGCTGGCTGGCGGATGTTGCCTGGATTTATGTGGAAAGCGAAGTGGAAAACGGTCTGCCGACCGTGCCGACGAACTGGTCATTGTACCGGGAAAAAATCGCCGGGCAGGTCGCGTACCGTTTGTATCAACGCGAAGCACAAGGAGAAAGCGATGCTGATTAA
- the ftsY gene encoding signal recognition particle-docking protein FtsY encodes MAKQKKRGFFSWLGFGEKEQEQEQKTEDQQGVEAQLPSDEPVETAADVEAQAPLHSKEEAEAFAEEVVEVTEQVQEIETIQSVEPAVAKEHVDAQVEPQIAVAHEELPLPEEVKAEEETSAEEWQAEAETVEIVEAVEEEAQNEPELTDEELEAQALAAEAAEDAQMIVPLAEKDAPVEEMIQEQEKPTKEGFFARLKRSLLKTKENLGSGFISLFRGKKIDDDLFEELEEQLLIADVGVETTRKIIANLTEGASRKQLKDAEALYGLLKDEMGEILAKVDEPLNVEGKTPFVILMVGVNGVGKTTTIGKLARQFEQQGKSVMLAAGDTFRAAAVEQLQVWGQRNNIPVIAQHTGADSASVIFDAIQAAKARHIDVLIADTAGRLQNKSHLMEELKKIVRVMKKLDEDAPHEVMLTLDASTGQNAISQAKLFHEAVGLTGITLTKLDGTAKGGVIFSVADQFGIPIRYIGVGERIEDLRPFKADDFIEALFARED; translated from the coding sequence ATGGCAAAACAGAAAAAACGTGGCTTCTTTTCCTGGCTGGGCTTTGGTGAAAAAGAGCAGGAACAAGAACAAAAAACCGAAGATCAGCAGGGTGTTGAAGCGCAATTACCGTCCGACGAACCCGTTGAAACGGCGGCTGACGTAGAAGCGCAAGCGCCGCTTCACAGCAAAGAAGAGGCTGAAGCCTTTGCTGAGGAAGTGGTTGAGGTGACGGAACAGGTTCAGGAAATCGAAACCATCCAGTCAGTAGAACCCGCTGTCGCGAAAGAGCATGTTGACGCGCAGGTTGAGCCGCAGATTGCCGTTGCGCACGAAGAGCTGCCGTTGCCGGAAGAGGTGAAAGCCGAAGAGGAAACCTCCGCCGAAGAGTGGCAGGCCGAAGCGGAAACCGTTGAGATTGTTGAAGCGGTAGAAGAAGAGGCGCAAAACGAACCTGAACTGACCGACGAAGAGTTGGAAGCACAAGCGCTGGCGGCGGAAGCGGCGGAAGACGCGCAAATGATCGTTCCGCTGGCGGAAAAAGACGCGCCGGTCGAAGAGATGATTCAGGAACAGGAAAAACCGACCAAAGAAGGTTTTTTCGCGCGCCTGAAACGCAGCTTACTGAAAACCAAAGAAAACCTCGGTTCCGGATTTATCAGTCTGTTCCGTGGTAAAAAAATCGACGATGATCTGTTTGAAGAGCTGGAGGAACAACTGCTGATTGCCGATGTGGGCGTGGAAACCACGCGCAAAATCATCGCCAATCTGACGGAAGGCGCCAGCCGCAAACAGCTTAAAGATGCTGAAGCGCTGTACGGACTGCTGAAAGACGAGATGGGCGAGATTCTGGCGAAAGTCGATGAACCGCTGAACGTTGAAGGTAAAACGCCGTTTGTTATTCTGATGGTCGGCGTGAATGGGGTGGGGAAAACCACCACCATCGGTAAGCTGGCGCGCCAGTTTGAACAGCAAGGGAAGTCCGTGATGCTGGCGGCGGGCGATACGTTCCGCGCCGCAGCGGTCGAACAGTTGCAGGTCTGGGGTCAGCGTAACAATATTCCGGTGATTGCCCAGCATACCGGCGCGGATTCCGCTTCCGTTATCTTCGACGCCATTCAGGCCGCGAAGGCACGCCACATTGATGTGCTGATTGCCGATACCGCAGGTCGTCTGCAAAACAAATCGCACCTGATGGAAGAACTGAAAAAAATCGTTCGCGTGATGAAGAAACTGGACGAAGACGCGCCGCATGAAGTTATGCTGACGCTTGACGCCAGCACCGGGCAGAATGCGATAAGCCAGGCCAAACTGTTCCATGAAGCGGTGGGCCTGACCGGTATTACCCTGACCAAGCTGGACGGTACGGCGAAAGGTGGGGTGATCTTCTCGGTGGCCGATCAGTTTGGCATCCCTATCCGCTATATTGGTGTGGGCGAACGTATCGAGGATTTACGTCCGTTTAAGGCGGACGATTTTATAGAGGCACTTTTTGCCCGAGAGGATTAA
- the ftsE gene encoding cell division ATP-binding protein FtsE — protein MIRFEHVSKAYLGGRQALQGVTFHMQPGEMAFLTGHSGAGKSTLLKLICGIERPSAGKILFSGHDITRLKNREVPFLRRQIGMIFQDHHLLMDRTVFDNVAIPLIIAGASGDDIRRRVSAALDKVGLLDKAKNFPIQLSGGEQQRVGIARAVVNKPAVLLADEPTGNLDDALSEGILRLFEEFNRVGVTVLMATHDIGLISRRSYRMLTLSDGHLHGGEARE, from the coding sequence ATGATTCGCTTTGAACATGTCAGCAAGGCCTATCTCGGTGGGAGACAAGCGCTGCAAGGGGTCACATTCCATATGCAGCCGGGCGAGATGGCGTTTCTGACCGGCCACTCCGGCGCGGGGAAAAGTACCCTGCTGAAGCTTATCTGTGGGATTGAGCGGCCCAGCGCCGGGAAAATCCTCTTCAGTGGGCATGACATCACGCGACTGAAAAACCGTGAAGTGCCGTTTTTGCGTCGTCAGATCGGCATGATTTTCCAGGATCACCACCTGTTGATGGACCGAACGGTATTCGACAATGTGGCGATCCCGCTGATTATCGCCGGTGCCAGCGGGGATGATATTCGTCGTCGCGTATCGGCGGCGCTGGACAAGGTTGGACTGCTGGACAAAGCGAAAAACTTCCCGATTCAGCTCTCCGGGGGTGAACAGCAGCGTGTCGGGATCGCCCGTGCGGTGGTGAACAAGCCAGCGGTACTGCTGGCGGATGAACCGACCGGTAACCTGGATGACGCGCTGTCGGAAGGGATTCTGCGTCTGTTCGAAGAGTTTAACCGCGTCGGGGTGACGGTGCTGATGGCGACGCACGACATCGGGCTCATTTCCCGTCGGTCGTACCGTATGCTTACCCTGAGTGATGGCCATTTGCATGGAGGCGAAGCCCGTGAATAA
- the ftsX gene encoding permease-like cell division protein FtsX: MNKRDAINQIKQFGGRLDRFRRSGGSSGDGGRNAPKRAKPSPKPNSRKTNVFNEQVRYAFQGALQDLKSKPLATFLTVMVIAISLTLPSVCYMVYKNVNQAATQYYPSPQITVYLQKTLDDDAAAGVVAQLQAEQGVEKVNYLSREDALGEFRNWSGFGGALDMLEENPLPAVAVVIPKLDFQSTDSLNTLRDRVSRINGIDEVRMDDSWFARLAALTGLVGRVSAMIGVLMVAAVFLVIGNSVRLSIFARRDTINVQKLIGATDGFILRPFLYGGALLGFSGAFLSLILSEILVLRLSSAVTEVAQVFGTKFDLNGLSFDECLLLLLVCSMIGWVAAWLATVQHLRHFTPD; this comes from the coding sequence GTGAATAAGCGCGACGCTATCAATCAAATCAAACAGTTCGGCGGACGGCTGGACCGTTTTCGTCGTTCCGGCGGCTCCTCCGGTGACGGTGGACGTAACGCGCCGAAGCGGGCGAAACCGTCGCCAAAGCCGAACTCACGTAAAACCAACGTCTTTAACGAGCAGGTGCGCTATGCGTTCCAGGGAGCGTTACAGGATCTGAAAAGCAAACCGCTGGCGACGTTTCTGACGGTGATGGTGATTGCCATCTCCCTGACTCTGCCGAGCGTCTGCTACATGGTCTATAAAAACGTTAACCAGGCAGCGACGCAGTATTACCCGTCTCCGCAGATCACCGTTTATCTGCAAAAAACGCTGGATGATGATGCGGCGGCAGGCGTCGTCGCCCAGTTGCAGGCTGAGCAGGGTGTGGAGAAGGTGAATTACCTTTCTCGTGAAGATGCCCTCGGCGAATTCCGCAACTGGTCCGGTTTCGGCGGCGCGCTGGATATGCTGGAAGAGAATCCCTTGCCTGCGGTGGCGGTGGTGATCCCGAAACTCGACTTCCAGAGCACCGATTCGCTGAATACGCTGCGCGACCGCGTCTCTCGTATTAACGGGATTGATGAAGTGCGGATGGACGACAGCTGGTTTGCCCGTCTGGCGGCGCTGACCGGTCTGGTCGGGCGAGTGTCGGCGATGATTGGTGTGCTGATGGTTGCCGCCGTCTTCCTCGTCATTGGTAACAGCGTGCGGCTGAGCATCTTTGCCCGTCGCGATACGATTAACGTGCAAAAACTGATTGGTGCGACGGATGGATTTATCCTGCGTCCGTTCTTGTACGGCGGCGCATTGCTCGGTTTTTCTGGCGCATTTCTTTCACTGATTTTGTCAGAAATTTTGGTGTTACGACTGTCGTCGGCGGTCACGGAAGTGGCGCAAGTTTTCGGAACGAAGTTTGATCTCAATGGCTTATCGTTCGATGAGTGCCTGTTACTGCTGCTGGTTTGCTCGATGATCGGCTGGGTGGCGGCGTGGCTCGCGACGGTTCAACATTTACGTCACTTTACTCCTGATTAA
- the rpoH gene encoding RNA polymerase sigma factor RpoH, with amino-acid sequence MTKEMQNLALAPVGNLESYIRAANAWPMLSADEERALAEKLHYQGDLEAAKTLILSHLRFVVHVARNYAGYGLPQADLIQEGNIGLMKAVRRFNPEVGVRLVSFAVHWIKAEIHEYVLRNWRIVKVATTKAQRKLFFNLRKTKQRLGWFNQDEVEMVARELGVSSKDVREMESRMAAQDMTFDMSPDDESDSQPMAPVLYLQDKTSNFADGIEEDNWEDQAANKLTHAMEGLDERSQDIIRARWLDEDNKSTLQELADRYGVSAERVRQLEKNAMKKLRAAIEA; translated from the coding sequence ATGACCAAAGAAATGCAAAATTTAGCTTTAGCCCCTGTTGGTAACCTGGAGTCTTACATCCGGGCTGCGAACGCGTGGCCGATGTTGTCGGCTGACGAGGAACGGGCACTGGCTGAAAAGCTGCATTACCAGGGCGATCTGGAAGCAGCTAAGACGCTGATCCTGTCTCACCTGCGCTTTGTTGTTCATGTTGCTCGTAACTATGCGGGCTATGGCCTGCCGCAGGCGGATCTCATTCAGGAAGGGAATATCGGCCTGATGAAAGCCGTGCGCCGTTTCAACCCGGAAGTGGGTGTGCGCCTGGTTTCCTTCGCCGTGCACTGGATTAAAGCTGAGATCCACGAATATGTCCTGCGTAACTGGCGTATCGTGAAAGTGGCGACCACTAAAGCACAGCGTAAGCTGTTCTTTAATCTGCGTAAAACCAAGCAGCGTCTGGGCTGGTTTAATCAGGATGAAGTGGAAATGGTGGCGCGTGAGCTGGGTGTTTCCAGTAAAGACGTCCGCGAGATGGAATCTCGTATGGCGGCGCAGGACATGACGTTTGATATGTCCCCGGACGATGAGTCCGACAGCCAGCCGATGGCACCCGTCCTGTATCTGCAGGATAAAACCTCTAACTTTGCCGACGGCATTGAAGAGGATAACTGGGAAGATCAGGCTGCCAACAAACTGACCCATGCGATGGAAGGTCTCGACGAGCGTAGCCAGGATATTATCCGCGCCCGCTGGCTGGACGAAGATAACAAATCTACGCTGCAGGAACTGGCCGATCGCTACGGTGTTTCCGCAGAACGTGTGCGTCAGCTTGAAAAGAACGCCATGAAAAAACTTCGCGCCGCTATCGAAGCGTAA
- a CDS encoding 4-aminobutyrate--2-oxoglutarate transaminase, producing MKNNELNERRLQATPRGIGVMCGFYAERAENATLWDVEGREVIDFTAGIAVLNTGHRHPKIIAAIEKQLQSFTHTAYQIVPYESYVRLAERINKRVPIDGPVKTAFFSTGAEAVENAVKIARAYTKRPGLITFGGAFHGRTFMTMALTGKVAPYKIGFGPFPGSVYHAQYPNALHGVSTADALQSLERIFKADIAPDQVAAIILEPVQGEGGFNIAPTEFMQALRALCDTHGILLIADEVQTGFARTGKLFAMEHHGVQPDLMTMAKSLAGGMPLSAVAGRSEVMDAPAPGGLGGTYAGNPLAVAAAHAVLDVIDEEQLCARAATLGTTLVEALNQAKADCPFIADIRAQGSMVAVEFNDPHSGKPSPEFTRQVQDRALQEGLLLLSCGVYGNVIRFLYPLTIPDAQFRQALGIITHSLTR from the coding sequence ATGAAGAATAACGAACTGAATGAACGGCGTTTGCAGGCGACGCCGCGCGGGATCGGCGTGATGTGTGGCTTTTACGCTGAGAGGGCGGAAAACGCAACATTGTGGGATGTGGAAGGCCGTGAGGTGATCGATTTTACCGCTGGTATTGCGGTGCTGAATACCGGGCATCGTCACCCAAAAATCATCGCCGCCATCGAAAAACAGCTCCAGTCTTTTACTCATACCGCTTACCAGATTGTTCCCTACGAAAGCTATGTCCGACTGGCGGAACGTATCAATAAACGTGTGCCGATTGACGGGCCGGTGAAGACGGCATTCTTCTCCACCGGGGCAGAAGCGGTGGAAAACGCAGTGAAGATTGCCCGCGCATATACCAAACGACCCGGGCTCATTACCTTTGGCGGCGCTTTCCACGGGCGGACTTTCATGACGATGGCGCTGACCGGTAAAGTGGCACCTTACAAAATCGGTTTTGGCCCGTTCCCTGGTTCGGTTTATCACGCTCAGTACCCTAATGCGTTACATGGTGTGAGCACTGCCGATGCGCTGCAAAGTCTGGAGCGCATTTTCAAAGCCGATATCGCGCCAGATCAGGTTGCCGCCATCATTCTTGAACCGGTTCAGGGCGAAGGGGGTTTTAATATTGCGCCAACGGAGTTCATGCAGGCGCTGCGGGCGTTGTGCGATACCCACGGTATCTTGTTGATCGCCGATGAGGTGCAAACCGGCTTTGCCCGTACCGGCAAACTGTTTGCGATGGAGCATCATGGCGTACAGCCTGATCTGATGACGATGGCGAAAAGCCTGGCAGGCGGTATGCCGCTCTCTGCGGTCGCTGGCCGTTCCGAAGTGATGGATGCCCCTGCGCCTGGTGGTCTGGGGGGAACGTATGCCGGTAACCCGCTGGCGGTTGCTGCGGCACACGCGGTGCTGGATGTGATTGATGAAGAACAGCTCTGCGCCCGCGCCGCTACATTGGGCACGACGCTGGTCGAGGCGTTGAACCAGGCAAAAGCGGACTGCCCGTTTATTGCCGATATTCGCGCGCAGGGGTCGATGGTGGCGGTAGAATTCAACGATCCGCATAGCGGAAAACCTTCCCCGGAATTCACGCGGCAGGTGCAGGATCGCGCCTTGCAGGAAGGACTTCTGCTACTGAGTTGCGGCGTGTATGGCAACGTCATCCGTTTTCTTTATCCGCTCACCATCCCTGACGCGCAATTTCGTCAGGCGCTCGGCATTATCACCCACTCGCTGACACGATAA
- the livJ gene encoding branched chain amino acid ABC transporter substrate-binding protein LivJ, with translation MNMKGKALLAGCIALAFSTMAQADIKVAVVGAMSGPVAQYGDQEFTGAEQAVADINAKGGIKGEKLQIVKYDDACDPKQAVAVANKVINDGIKYVIGHLCSSSTQPASDIYEDEGILMITPAATAPELTSRGYKLVLRTTGLDSDQGPTAAKYILEKVKPQRIAIVHDKQQYGEGLARAVQENLKKGNANVVFFDGITAGEKDFSTLVARLKKENIDFVYYGGYHPEMGQILRQARAAGLKTQFMGPEGVANVSLSNIAGESAEGLLVTKPKNYDQVPANKPIVDAIKAKKQDPSGAFVWTTYAALQSLQAGLNQSADPAEIATWLKANSVDTVMGPLSWDEKGDLKGFEFGVFDWHANGTATDAK, from the coding sequence ATGAATATGAAGGGTAAAGCGTTACTGGCAGGATGTATCGCGTTGGCATTCAGCACAATGGCTCAGGCCGATATTAAAGTCGCTGTTGTCGGTGCGATGTCCGGTCCGGTAGCCCAGTACGGCGACCAGGAGTTTACTGGCGCAGAACAAGCGGTTGCAGACATTAATGCCAAAGGCGGAATCAAAGGCGAAAAACTGCAGATCGTAAAATATGATGATGCCTGTGACCCGAAACAAGCGGTCGCAGTCGCCAACAAAGTGATTAATGACGGCATCAAATACGTTATCGGCCACCTGTGTTCCTCTTCCACTCAGCCCGCGTCTGACATCTACGAAGACGAAGGCATTCTGATGATCACCCCGGCGGCAACGGCACCGGAGCTGACCTCTCGCGGCTACAAGCTGGTGCTGCGCACCACGGGCCTGGACTCAGACCAGGGGCCGACCGCCGCGAAATACATTCTGGAAAAAGTGAAGCCGCAGCGCATCGCGATCGTTCACGACAAACAACAGTACGGTGAAGGTCTGGCGCGTGCCGTGCAGGAAAATCTGAAGAAGGGCAACGCTAACGTGGTGTTCTTTGACGGTATCACCGCCGGTGAGAAAGACTTCTCCACGCTGGTGGCGCGTCTGAAGAAAGAGAATATCGACTTCGTTTACTACGGCGGTTATCACCCGGAAATGGGGCAGATCCTGCGTCAGGCACGTGCTGCGGGTCTGAAAACGCAGTTCATGGGTCCTGAAGGGGTAGCCAACGTTTCCCTGTCTAACATCGCCGGTGAATCGGCCGAAGGTCTGCTGGTGACCAAACCGAAGAACTACGACCAGGTACCTGCGAACAAACCTATCGTTGATGCGATCAAGGCGAAAAAACAAGATCCGAGCGGGGCGTTCGTGTGGACCACCTACGCCGCGCTGCAATCTTTGCAGGCGGGCCTGAACCAGTCAGCCGATCCGGCTGAAATCGCCACCTGGCTGAAAGCGAACTCCGTGGATACCGTCATGGGACCGCTGTCGTGGGATGAGAAGGGTGACTTGAAAGGCTTTGAATTCGGCGTCTTCGACTGGCATGCCAACGGCACGGCGACCGACGCGAAGTAA
- the panM gene encoding aspartate 1-decarboxylase autocleavage activator PanM: MKLTIIRLEHFSDQDLIDLGKIWPEYSAASLSVDETHRIYAARFNERLLGAVRVTLSGTQGALDSLRIRDVTRRRGVGKYLVEEVIHDNPNVSSWWMADVGVEDRGVMAAFMQVLGFTAQQNGWEKR, from the coding sequence ATGAAGCTGACCATCATTCGTTTAGAACACTTTAGCGATCAGGATCTGATCGACTTGGGCAAAATCTGGCCGGAGTATTCCGCCGCCTCTTTAAGCGTAGATGAAACGCACCGGATCTACGCGGCACGATTTAATGAGCGGTTGTTAGGCGCCGTAAGGGTCACCCTGAGCGGCACTCAGGGCGCGCTGGATTCGCTGCGCATCCGTGACGTCACGCGGCGTCGGGGGGTGGGAAAATATCTGGTGGAAGAAGTGATCCATGATAATCCGAACGTCTCCTCCTGGTGGATGGCGGATGTCGGCGTGGAAGACCGGGGCGTCATGGCGGCGTTTATGCAGGTACTGGGCTTCACCGCACAGCAAAACGGCTGGGAAAAACGTTAA
- the livK gene encoding high-affinity branched-chain amino acid ABC transporter substrate-binding protein LivK, producing MKRNAKTVIAGVIALAMSQAAMAEDIKVAVVGAMSGPVAQWGDMEFNGARQAIKDINAKGGINGDKLVAVEYDDACDPKQAVAVANKIVNDGIQYVIGHLCSSSTQPASDIYEDEGILMISPGATNPELTQRGYAHIMRTAGLDSSQGPTAAKYILESVKPQRIAIIHDKQQYGEGLARSVQDALKAANANIVFFDGITAGEKDFSALLARLKKENIDFVYYGGYYPEMGQMLRQARSVGLKTMFMGPEGVGNASLSNIAGEAAEGMLVTMPKRYDQDPANKAIVDALKADKKDPTGPYVWITYAAVQSLATAMDRSDSKAPLDLVKDLKANGADTVIGPLKWDEKGDLKGFEFGVFQWHADGSSTAAK from the coding sequence ATGAAACGGAATGCGAAAACGGTCATCGCAGGGGTGATTGCACTGGCGATGTCACAGGCGGCAATGGCAGAGGATATTAAAGTTGCTGTTGTCGGCGCGATGTCGGGTCCAGTGGCGCAGTGGGGCGACATGGAATTTAACGGCGCGCGTCAGGCCATCAAAGACATCAACGCCAAAGGCGGCATCAACGGCGACAAGCTGGTCGCTGTGGAATATGACGACGCCTGCGATCCAAAACAGGCCGTGGCGGTGGCGAACAAAATCGTCAACGACGGTATTCAGTATGTGATTGGTCACCTCTGCTCCTCTTCGACTCAGCCTGCGTCGGATATTTACGAAGATGAAGGCATTCTGATGATCTCGCCTGGTGCGACCAACCCGGAACTGACGCAGCGCGGCTACGCGCACATCATGCGTACCGCCGGACTGGACTCTTCTCAGGGACCGACCGCAGCAAAATACATTCTTGAGAGCGTAAAACCGCAGCGCATCGCCATCATTCACGACAAACAGCAGTACGGTGAAGGCCTGGCGCGCTCTGTTCAGGATGCGCTGAAAGCGGCAAACGCCAATATCGTCTTCTTTGATGGCATCACAGCAGGTGAGAAAGATTTCTCCGCGCTGCTTGCGCGCCTGAAAAAAGAGAACATCGACTTTGTGTACTACGGCGGCTACTACCCGGAAATGGGGCAGATGCTGCGCCAGGCGCGCTCCGTCGGGCTGAAAACCATGTTCATGGGGCCGGAAGGCGTGGGCAATGCATCGCTGTCGAATATCGCCGGTGAAGCAGCTGAAGGCATGCTGGTCACCATGCCAAAACGCTATGACCAGGATCCGGCCAACAAAGCAATTGTTGATGCGCTGAAAGCCGATAAAAAAGATCCGACTGGTCCGTATGTGTGGATCACCTACGCTGCTGTGCAGTCACTGGCAACGGCAATGGACCGTTCTGACAGCAAAGCGCCGCTGGATCTGGTGAAAGATTTAAAAGCAAACGGTGCTGATACCGTCATTGGGCCGCTGAAATGGGATGAAAAAGGCGATCTAAAGGGATTTGAATTTGGTGTCTTCCAGTGGCACGCCGATGGGTCATCCACGGCAGCCAAATAA
- the livH gene encoding high-affinity branched-chain amino acid ABC transporter permease LivH, with amino-acid sequence MSEQFLYFLQQMFNGVTLGSTYALIAIGYTMVYGIIGMINFAHGEVYMISSYVSFMIIAALMMMGIDTSWLLVAAGFIGAIIIASAYGWSIERVAYRPVRNSKRLIALISAIGMSIFLQNYVSLTEGSRDVALPSLFNGQWVVGASENFSASITTMQLVIWVVTFLAMLALTIFIRYSRMGRACRACAEDLKMASLLGINTDRVIALTFVIGAAMAAVAGVLLGQFYGVINPYIGFMAGMKAFTAAVLGGIGSIPGAMIGGLILGVAEALSSAYLSTEYKDVVSFALLILVLLVMPTGILGRPEVEKV; translated from the coding sequence ATGTCCGAGCAGTTCCTGTACTTTTTGCAGCAGATGTTTAACGGCGTCACGCTGGGAAGCACCTATGCGCTGATCGCCATCGGTTACACCATGGTGTACGGCATTATCGGCATGATCAACTTCGCCCACGGCGAGGTATACATGATCAGTAGCTATGTCTCTTTTATGATTATCGCGGCACTCATGATGATGGGGATCGATACCAGTTGGTTGCTGGTGGCGGCCGGATTCATTGGGGCGATTATCATTGCCAGCGCCTACGGCTGGAGCATTGAGCGGGTGGCGTATCGGCCCGTCCGGAATTCCAAACGTCTGATTGCGCTGATCTCCGCGATTGGGATGTCTATCTTCCTGCAAAACTACGTCAGCCTGACGGAAGGTTCACGTGACGTGGCGCTGCCCAGCCTGTTCAACGGGCAATGGGTCGTGGGGGCCAGCGAAAACTTCTCCGCATCGATCACCACCATGCAACTGGTCATCTGGGTTGTGACCTTCCTGGCGATGCTGGCACTGACCATTTTTATCCGTTACTCCCGCATGGGACGTGCCTGCCGTGCTTGTGCGGAAGACCTGAAAATGGCCAGCCTGCTCGGGATTAACACGGACCGCGTGATTGCGTTGACCTTTGTGATTGGCGCAGCGATGGCGGCAGTGGCCGGCGTGCTGCTCGGGCAATTCTACGGGGTGATCAACCCCTATATCGGCTTTATGGCCGGGATGAAAGCCTTTACCGCAGCGGTGCTTGGCGGGATCGGCAGCATTCCAGGCGCGATGATCGGCGGCCTGATTCTGGGCGTCGCGGAAGCGCTTTCTTCTGCTTATCTGAGTACGGAATACAAAGACGTGGTGTCGTTCGCCCTGTTGATTCTGGTACTGCTGGTGATGCCGACCGGGATTCTGGGCCGTCCGGAGGTAGAGAAAGTATGA